The Deinococcus hopiensis KR-140 sequence TGCCGCTCGAAGGCGCGCGCGTGGCCGTGCAGGGCTTCGGCAACGTGGGCAACGCCGCCGCGCGCATCTTCCACGATCACGGCGCGAAGATCGTGGCGATTCAGGACGTGACGGGTACGGTGTACAGCAGCGCAGGCATCGACCCCTACAAGGCCGCCGAACACTTGGGGCGCACGGGCCGCATCACCGACCTGGAAGGCACCGAGGCAATCGCCCGTGACTCGTTCTGGGACGTGGACTGCGACGTACTCATCCCCGCTGCGCTCGAAAAGCAGATCACCCTCGACAACGCCAGCCGCATCAAGGCCAAGCTTATCGTGGAGGGCGCGAACGGCCCCACCATTCCGGCAGCGGATGACCTGCTCGCCGAGCGCGGCGTCGTGGTGGTCCCCGACGTACTCGCCAATGCGGGCGGCGTGACCGTGAGCTACTTCGAGTGGGTTCAGGACTTCTCGTCGTTCTTCTGGACGGAAGACGAGATCAACAACCGCCTGGACCGCATCATGCGGGAAGCGTTCCTGAGCCTGTGGGACGTGAAGGAGCGCCACGGCGTCACCCTGCGCACCGCGGTGTATATCGTGGCGTGCACGCGGGTGCTGGAGGCGCGGGCGCTTCGGGGCCTGTATCCCTGAGGGCCTTTGGCCTTGAGCTGTTCGCCGTTTGGAAAAGCCCCAGCACACGCTGAGGCTTTTCTTTTTGCTTCTGCTCAAGGCCTCGGGCCACGGGCCAAAGGCTCCCCTACAATGCCCCCATGACCGATCTCCTCCGTGACTGGCAACCCGCCCCCGCAGGCTTTAAGCATGTGGTGAGCGTGTCGCTGGGCAACAGCAAGCGCAACGCCCGCGAGGAACTGACGGTGCTGGGGCAGCCGTTCGTGCTGGAGCGCATCGGAACCGACGGCGACGCGAAAAAGGCCGCCGAGCTGTTTCAGGCCCTCGATGGACGGGTGGACGCCTTCGGGCTGGGCGGCGCAGATCTGTATGTGGTGGCCGCAGGCAAGCGCTACACCTTCGGCAACGTCCGCAAACTCGTTTCGCACGCCAAGATCACCCCCGTGCTGGACGGCAGCGGCGTCAAGAACACGCTGGAGCGCGACGCCGTGATGCAGCTCGACCCCATCCTGAACTGGAGCCGGCAGCGCGTGCTGATGGTCAGTGCCGTGGACCGCTTCGGGATGGCAGAAGCGATTGCGGAGGCGGGGGCAAATGTCGTGTACGGCGACATCGTGTTTGGCCTGAACATGAACGTTCCGCTGCGCAGCCTCCCCGCCCTGCGCCGTGTGGCCCACCTCGTCTTGCCCGTTGTCACCAAGCTGCCGCAAGACTGGTTCTATCCCACCGGCGATAAGCAGGAAACGAGCGTGGAGGGTAAGGGCACCCGCTACTACGCCTGGGCCGATGTGATCGCCGGAGATACCCACTACGTCAAGCGGTATGCCCCGCGTGACCTGCTGAGCAAAACAGTCCTCACCCAGACCATCACGGAAGCGGACCGCCTTTGGATGAAGGACCGGGGCGTCGCCCGCCTGATTACCACCACGCCCCGCATGGGCAGCCGCAACTTCGCCACCAATGTGCTCGAGGCCTTTTTTGTGGCCCTGAGCGGCAAGCGCGAGGCCCTGAGCCAGGAGGAATACCTGCGCTACATCCGCGAGGTGGGCTTCAAGCCGGAGGTGAACGAGCTGTAAGCCTGGGAGGCGGTAAGGAAGCAGGCGCTGGGGAGTGTCGTCCCACCCCAGCGCCTGCTTCCGCTTCCCTCCTGGTTCACCACCTGGCCCCCACCGCCGCCGGATCACCCTTGATGACGCCTTCGGGCACCCTCTCCCACTGCAGTGCCTGAACCAGTGGACCGGTATCGTCGCGCCAGGCGTGAATAACATGGTCGTCGGCTCCCCGGGCAAACACGTCTACCCGGTTGCCCCCCCCAGCTCGTCGCCTCGGGGCTGCCCGCGAGCGTGCCTCCCCAGGGCATCCAGGCAATCGTCTGTCCATTGCGGTCTTCACGCACCCACAGGCCATTGTCCGTGCCCCGGGCGAACAGCAGGATGCCGCCGTTTCCCCAGGCCACAGCCGTGGGATCGGCAGTCACCTTGCGCCCTCCCAATGAGCCGAAGGGTTGCCACTGCCCATTCGCGTCGGTCACGCGTCACCAGATGTCATCGGCCATCCCCCGCACGAAAACGGCCTGACGGAGGGTATTGGCGCCACCCAAGATGACCCCATCCGGCGCGCCCTTGATCTGACCACCCAGCGGCCATCCACCCAGAAAGAATTCGGGGCCAGACTTGAAGAATAACCGACTGGTCACGGCCTTCTGCGCCCCGTCCCACAAGTGCCTGTTGACTGTCCGGGTTCCTCCCAGGGCGGTCAGGACGTTCCCGATCATGGAGTGGTCGTTGTTGGCCTGATCCACGATGTACTGGTTGGCCCGCGCTCCACCGTCGGCCGTGGTCGTGAATAGGGCCGCTTGGGCCTGGTCGTACCCGCGTACGAAAAGACCCATCCGGCCTCCGGCTGCGCAGGCCACGCCGAGGTCGGAACCCACGACGGTGCGGTAGGCCGTAAATTGGCCCATCCCGTTGAGCGTGTTGTGAACGGTGGC is a genomic window containing:
- a CDS encoding quinate 5-dehydrogenase, which translates into the protein MTDLLRDWQPAPAGFKHVVSVSLGNSKRNAREELTVLGQPFVLERIGTDGDAKKAAELFQALDGRVDAFGLGGADLYVVAAGKRYTFGNVRKLVSHAKITPVLDGSGVKNTLERDAVMQLDPILNWSRQRVLMVSAVDRFGMAEAIAEAGANVVYGDIVFGLNMNVPLRSLPALRRVAHLVLPVVTKLPQDWFYPTGDKQETSVEGKGTRYYAWADVIAGDTHYVKRYAPRDLLSKTVLTQTITEADRLWMKDRGVARLITTTPRMGSRNFATNVLEAFFVALSGKREALSQEEYLRYIREVGFKPEVNEL